In the Geothermobacter ehrlichii genome, GTGACCGGTGGTCACGATCAAAGGCGAGAAAGGCTAAATCTCTCGCGCGGGAGTCGTTTTTTCAATTGACCGGTGTCTTTTTAATGGGTGACCCCTATTTTGCAAACACAAAATCAAGAGGACGGAAAATATAGGCGTACTTCTCGAAAAACGAAATCTGAAACGTCGGTGGTTAACACAAGCTCGCGTCGCCACCTCTTATCATGTACCGTTAGCTTACAAATAATGAGAGAAGCAAATGGAACTGATTGACAAAATACTAGAACTAGAAATTGAAGAATCTAAAAAAAAGGAACTATTGAAAATCGCACAAAACTACGAGAAAAAATCTGGTTTTTTCGCTGGAATTTTAGCATTAATTCTATTAGGAATAATAGCAGCAGGAGGCTTCTGGTTCGCTAAATTTCACCAGTTTTCATATACTTTAAAACCCTTGGAATCGGAAATAGTCCTGGCAGAAAAGACATGGTGGGGACTTTTTGAGCACGAGCAAATTTTCACCTGTAATGGAGACAAAATAATCCAGAAAAAGTAGCAAACCACATGGGTCGAGCGAAAAAAACTGACCCAGCCTGAAGGCGGGTAGTTGCCACCGGCCCCCCGCTTTCAGGCCCCGCCCACCCCCTCCCCGAATCCCGGATTTTCTCTTGACAGCCCCCCGGCAGGGGCAATATAGTGCGTTGTTCCGGGTGAATACCGGACCAGACCCAGACGAGAGCGAGGTGAGTTGGATGTACGCGGTGATCAAGACCGGAGGCAAGCAATACAAAGTTTCCGAAGGCGACCTGCTGAAGGTCGAAAAACTGGAAGGCGCGGTGGGTGACACCATCGAGCTGAGTGAAGTCCTCATGGTCGGCGGAGAAGAGGTCAAGATCGGAACACCTCTATTGCCTGGCGCGAAAGTGAAGGCGCAAATCGTCGAACAGGGCAAGGGCAAGAAGATCCTTGTCTTCAAGTCGAAGCGGCGCAAGAACTATCGCAAGAAGTACGGGCACCGCCAACCCATCACACGCCTGAAAATCACGGGCATCGAAGCTTAAGGAGAAAAACCCATGGCACACAAAAAAGCGGGTGGCAGCTCCAAAAACGGTCGCGACAGCATTGGCAAGCGCCTCGGTGTCAAGCGCTTCGGTGGCCAGAAGGTCAGCGCCGGCTCGATTCTTGTGCGTCAGCGCGGCACCACCATCCATCCCGGCAACAACGTCGGCTGCGGCAAGGACTACACCCTGTACGCCCTGGTCGATGGCGTGGTGAAATTCGAGCGCTACGGCAAGACCCGCAAGAAGGTCAGCGTCTACGCCGACTGAGTTGCACCCATGACAGCAGACACCAAAAGCCCGAGGTTCGTCGAACTTCGGGCTTTTGGTTTAAAAAGGCAGGCACCGGGCATCAGACAGCGGGGACTTCATCTCCCAGAACCAGCCGCCTGACGCCCGACACCCGACATTTCCATGAACTTCGTCGATGAAGTAAGAATCCATGTCAAGGCCGGCGACGGCGGTCGCGGCTGCGTCTCCTTCCGGCGGGAGCGGTTCGTACCCAAGGGGGGACCGGACGGCGGCGACGGCGGCGACGGCGGCGACGTGCTGTTCGAGGTCGACGGCGGGCTGTCGACCCTGCTCGACCTGCGCTACC is a window encoding:
- the rplU gene encoding 50S ribosomal protein L21 → MYAVIKTGGKQYKVSEGDLLKVEKLEGAVGDTIELSEVLMVGGEEVKIGTPLLPGAKVKAQIVEQGKGKKILVFKSKRRKNYRKKYGHRQPITRLKITGIEA
- the rpmA gene encoding 50S ribosomal protein L27; this translates as MAHKKAGGSSKNGRDSIGKRLGVKRFGGQKVSAGSILVRQRGTTIHPGNNVGCGKDYTLYALVDGVVKFERYGKTRKKVSVYAD